The region CCTGGGCCAGCTGATGGAGCTGCGCCTTCGTGGCCGGTCGCTCGATGACAGTCACCTGGGACTCCTCGCTTTGACTAGATTTTAGCGGCGTGCTGGACTTCTTGCGTGCTCCCTGAGCAATCTGCACATCCAAGGGCGGGCTGGAATCACAGGAAGTGCTCATGgcttgctcctgctcctgctcctggccctGCTCCGGCGAGACCGACTTGTTTGTGTCCGATGTGGTGGCCGAGGATGTCATCAGTGGTGCGGGGGAGACATCGCGGGACCAGCTTATACTGACGCGCTTCTCCTCGCGCACAATCAGCTCATCGTCACCCACCTGGCTGAAGTCTAATAAAGGGCTCTGCTTGCTGGACGGCTGTCTGATAAAACTTTGTGACTCCCCGGACGAATCTGGTGAATGGAAGCTCGACATAGTCGGTGGCTTCTCCTGTAGTGAGCTGCAATACAGAATTGTGTTATTGAGAAGACGAGAGTCAAAGCCAGAAAGACCCACGTTAGCACCAGGGCCGAGCACCCGCTGACCAGCAGCGGGTAGCACGTGAAGCTGCTCAGGCTGGAGAACATTGGCAAAACCATTCGGAAAACTCaaaatccaaacaaaaaccaaaataagcGACAAAAGAAGCGAGGCCACGAATGTGCCAAAGCGAAAACTAAAGCCTGACTGAAGGTCATCCTACTGAGATTTTCCCATTTCGGGGAAGCCCACAATGCGCAGGtccattttttgtttacattttcctCCATCTCTCACAGAGCGTTGCGACATCATTGAGTTGTGTCTTGGCTAAAAGCTCGCAGCGAGACAAGCTTTTCTAAGAATGCTTTTACAGTGGGACTGAGAGCAGAGCCCCAGCAGGAAGAAGAACAACTCACCTCAGTCGCGTTTTCCGCTCCACCTGTGGACTGGGCGTCTGTGAGGACGTGGCCAGAGTGTAGGTATTCTGCCGCTTGAGCTCCCGCCGCACCGGACTGGGACTAGTAATGTGTTTGGGCCGCGGTATGCGCGAGTCCGCCGAAGTGGAGCGACGTACTGTTCCCGGCTTGGTCGGTGCGGGAGTGGTGGCTGGGCTGACCTTCGAGAAGCCCTTGGCCAGGTCCTGGATGGCCTCCTTGCAGGAATCACAGTAGTTGGCCGCACAGGCAATCGAGATGTGGGGCTTCACAATTTCGCCGCAGCCCACATCCCGTTTGCGAATTTCATCCGTGTTGCAGGCGGAGTGGGTGGTGGCGGGTACCTTGAtctgctcccgctcctgctccgTATTGCAGGCTGTGTGGCGTgtccgtgggcgtggcacCGACTCGGCCACCTGTTCCGTCTTTGTATCGCTCCTCGAGAGGCGCTGCAGGCCGTCGGTGTCCGTTTGGCgagtgctctgctctgccccaCACTGCACCAAcgcgtgctgctgctgcggcgtcACCTGAGCTCCGGTTGAACGGACCGTAGTGATCGCCGTCTGACTACCAGCACTGTGTACCATGGTAACTGGCGTCTGACAGCCCACTGCCTTCCGGATGAGGGTAAGCGATTCGGTCCCTCCGAGGCTGAAGGTGTTGCTGCGTCCCGGCATCTGTGGCGGTGGCTTTGGTTTCTCCGGGGGTACTTCCGGACCGCAGCCAACTGATCGCTTGCTGATGGCACACTTCTCGCAGAGCTCTTCGTCGATGCGGTGCTCGGAGCTGCCCACAGTGCGCACATCCGGCTTGCAGCTGGTGAAGTTCTCCCTCGTCGCGGGCTTGGCACTGACTCCCACATTGTACTTGAGCTTCGGTCGCTCCGCCACCGTCTGCATCCCCGAGTCACGCTGCTCCCGCTTCGGCACGTACATCTGTGTGCCCACTGTGATGAGCTTCTTtagctgcttctgctggtggCTGCTCAGGGCCACATCGATCTTCTCCTCCAGTTCCGCTTGGGAGTAAATGGCCGCCGCCTCTTGGGTGGCCACATGACGGATGCTCAACGTAGAGCCAACGGCCACGTCCCGGGTGGCTGTCACCCGAGTGGCCGCCTGGGTGGACACATCGCGTCGAATGATGCTTGGCGAAGTCGAGGCCGAAGTCGAACTGCTGCGCATGCGCGACCCCAGGCTCTCCAGCGAGACGGGACTGATGCGCTGTGGCGTGAACTGCACGGGTGAGGCGTTCTTCAGACCCGGACTCGGTGGCGAGGGAGTCTGGCGCTGTCCACGCACCAGCTCCTCGTTCTTCCGGAGCAGACGCTGCTTCTCCGAGCGCAGTGAATTGAGTTCCGACTAAAAAAGGGGGTCGGGGATATGAGCTCAGGAGTATCGGAATGAAAAGCTAGCTACGCACCTCCATGTCGGGTATGACCTTGACCTGCTCCTCCAGATCCTTCAGACGCTTCAGGCTCAAGGCCATCTGCTCGCGAATCTGGAACAGAGCCTGGGCATCCGCCGTCGTCTGACCCGCTTCCGAATTCACCGGCGACTGCATGGAGCTGCTCATGGTTCCGGTTCCGGTTCCGATCCCATTCTCCTTCTCCCCCTCCTTGGAGGTGGACAGGAGGTGATGGCGACGTGGCGGGGGCGGCGGTGCACTTCCTGCGACCTTCGGCGATTCCAGTTGTTCCACCGGCGACTTGGCATTGGCCGCCACCGTGGCCTGCACATAGCTCTCATACTGCACCTCCGCGGGGCTGGGCCGCTGCTGCAGAGGGAGCGTGTTGGAGCGCAGGAAGAGGTGCGGAGTGCTCGTCGGTGATCGGTTGCCCGCTATGCAGGAGTCTGTGGAGTGCAAGAAATCGACGTTAAATAGTAGTTGATACTGGCTTAAAGCTCTGCTGATTACTTGGTCTGCCATTTAACCTGGTTAACACGATTTTGATTTGCAAACTTGCCATGAGCGCTGGCCGTTAGCGACTGGCCGAAAAAACGCCCACGGCTCGGCGAAGTAGTAATGCAAAATGCTCATGCTgataaaatacattttgctCCTCAAATctaattttaataattgtgCCAAAGTTCGCATAATTTTCACAGGCAGCAcagcaaagcaaagacaaTGAACAAAAGCCCCACATTTGTATGGGTCTGGTGTTGGGCGAGAGAGCAAACGAATGGGCAGTGATAAGCAAAGCGAGGCAGGCATTATTCAATATTAGTTTTAATACCCGTTACTCTACTTCAGGTAGAAGGGTATACTGTTTTCAGTCAGGCTCCATACCTGGATCTACCAAGAGCTTAAAAGCTAGACTTAGGTGCTTCCGAAAATGCTCAATTTTGTAAAAGAACTACCATCAATATTTAAGTGATTTTAGGAGGTACGCATAGAAGTAGAAGAGGGTATGTTTAAGTCGTAATGATGATAGACTATCTATTTAATTGCTGCTACCTTAACCGAGTATTTGCACAAGAGACAAGTTTATATAGTTTTACTCGTCGGGGCTGAATATTTCTACGAGAAATCTACATCTTAAATACCTAAACATATTTTGGTTCCCGCATTTTCCCAATATCGTTCATACGCACTGTGCCCCCTGCCGCCACCCGGCGCTGCAACAACAAGTTGTTACTCATCTCGGGCTGTCAGCCTTGCCAAGTATTTCCCGTGGCTCTGCCCCTCTGGTCGTGTTGTGTTTTTTCGCCCACTTTGTTGCTAttacttaatttatttttatgctggCGGCTGTGCAGTGAACTTTCAGGCTAAGAGAGTTCTATTTTCTGTGCTCGGTGCCAAATTGGCTGAACGACTTTGGTCAAGGCGAATTGGGGTGGGAGCCGGAGGGGCTGACGCTTGGTAGCATTGACCGGGGACATAATTAATCAGTTTTTATGGCCCAGCAAATTGGCCTAAATGGAGTCAGAAATGGGCAGATCTTTCCGCTAATGAACCTACAGTCGCTCCACCAGCTCTTGCCCGAACTGGTCTTTGGTTCCGTCTTGTGTTTGGGGCTCCTCTGGGCCTGCCGCCGACGTCTCCGTGGCAGGGCATCATCGGCTGTGGCATacatttgattgatttgcGATTTTTCAGTTCAGTTTGTTGGCACACCATGTGGCATATGGGCCAAGGCAGCACACATTGCACTTGCTCTGGCTGTCCGCACAATTTTGTTAATTAgtctgtgtttttgtgttatttttaatCTCTGGTGGCGTTAATTAAAGCGTTGTGTTAGAGATAATATTGTATTATTTGATTTGCCATATATCGGGGCGAGCGTGGACAGATCAAAGCGAAAAGCTCATCACATGCTATCTGTGCTGTGCGGTGTACTGTGGGTACAGTGGCGGCCACAGAAACAGGCGCGGTGCTTTCAGCCACACTCACTCTGCACTAGTTCGTGTTTGATTTTCCTTAGAATCGCTAGCATATTATTGAAAACAGGGTACAccatttaatttatgtattAGCTAATGTGATTTATGCTTTTCGGAttgatttatttcattatcttCTTTTCGCTTCGTTTTCGCTGCTTTCGAATTTTAGTTACATTTTTTCAGGTATTTCGTATAATTTTTAACTGCCTTTAAAACGTATTTTTATGGTTGAATCGTGATTTCTTGCATTTCAAATATCGTGCTTGATTACGCGGCTAGACAGACACACATTTCTTATGCTATTCGTTCGAAAGTCGTCGACCAACTGCTGTCAGATTTTTTCGCTCATTCGACCATCGGCAAACAAGAGCGACACAAAAGCATTTAGCAGCAGAGATTTCAGTGTCATTATTTAACACAACTCTTGTGAAAAACTAATGTTACGTCCGTACTAACAAcaatattaaatggaaaccaATTGGACGGGAGAGCACGAGAGCGCAGAGATAGCCCGGCGATAAGGTTCGCGCTcagcaaatacaaattaaataatcaaaataaaaggCTGAAAGGGAGAAAAGCGAGAAAACATATTCCCcccgtttcgttttttgttgttttttgtggctgaTAAGCTAAATGCACAATTACCAGCACAAGCTGATAATTTTTATGGTAGTGACGTGTGGTAATACATAACTAATAGTTCGAAAGTGTACCGAATCATTGAATACCCTTTGCTGTGGCATATACCATCAGGTTGGATCACCATAGCAGTTCTACGCcagataaatatttatttgctgaTCATTATTACCTATTCATTGTTTGCATTACAGGCATCTGAGCAAAATCATTATACTCTTTGCTAGGGTATTAAAATGGACGCAGAgtgtgtttgttttcgtttttcataGGCAAAtattattgatttttgattgTCGGTTTGCATATCAATTTGCATTCAGTGTTTGCCTGGCTTTGATGCCAATGTGGTCTCTGAGTCAAGGCCATGAAGATCTATGGGCTATTGATTCATGAATAATGTGGAATAAATCATCATCAAACACatactcgtgtgtgtgtgtgtatggcaTATGGTTTCTATTGGTATTCAATGGGGAATATTTCATATCTTATCTGTTTGCAATTAATTATGGCGAATTTTAAATCTGATTGTTTTTCAAACCCTAACCAATTGTATTCCCTATAAATAGCCAGCATATAGGTATATGTATACTAATTATGATTCTAGACAGTATTTATCTAATGATAAATGTGTTTGGTGCTTAGTTTGGGGTTGGGAATGGGCTGGGTCCCGCAGTTCCGAAATGCCGCTTTACACGCACGTTTTTTCAGCTGTTGGAAATGTTTTgtggcaaacattttggccatgtttatttcaatttgaaagcCATTTATTAAAGGCACATACTCCGGCAATTACCAAGGCTCTCTGGCCATTTGGCCATTAATCAATGACAACTCTttggtccaggtccaggtcctcGTATTCGTACTCGAACTACAACAGCGAAAAAATAACTAAAACGCgacaatttgatttgtttatttgcattgATTTTTTTGCACACTCTATCGAAAATTTATGGCATgcaaaaatacaagaaaaacgAGACGGAGCgacatttgcatgcaaattgagCGCCAAATGCGCATTTCAAATTGATTTAAGATACGAACGCCTCAAAAATTGCCTTGAAGTTGTTGCCCCACGTTGCCGCACGTTGCAAGAGCCCAGGCCAATTGAGTCTCAAATGCCAAAGATGAAAACcgactgttactgttactgtatctgtatctgcatttgCATCTGAATCTGCATCTATGTCTGTGTAGCTAAAGCTGAAACTGTATTTTGTGCAACACATTTCTGATTTCAGAGTTTCGGTCAGATCTTGTTTATGGAGTCCTCGgaaattgaaatattcttTGATCTAACACAGCTGCGGAGCTGAAAACTGGATGGACAATGGGATCAAATTGTTAAAATCGCTGGCATTATGGTGAACAAAATTGGCATACTTATATAGATATTTTGTAGGATAGATCTTTAAGattataaagaaaaaactacGAGTAGGGAAATCTTTCATCATCTTTCCATTCAAATAAGTTCCTGGCTTTCACTTTTCATTCCACTGTACAGTCTTTCCCCTCTTTCCCCCCTCCCAACAGTTGTGCGAAATTGTTCACACTTTCGTGCGTGGAAATGTCACATGTGccgcagcagagcagcgctAATTGCcaagaaaagaaagcaaaagtatCTGCCAGGGCGGCAGTACGTGTATCTGCACCATGTTCTATGAATcaccatcgtcatcgtcagcAGAGCGGGAAGCTGATAAATTGAGTTCTTTCTGGGGAGCTATTTTCGGGGACATCTTCGTCGCCCACTCACCTGCCACATCAAAGTACCGGTCCCACGTGCTGTTTCCCAGGCGCCGATCGCGGGCCTCCGTCTGGCCATAGCCGTTGCGCGGACTCAGGTTCAACATCAActtattgttgtttctgtccATGGAAAGAGAGCCTCCCGCATAGGGGGCACCCGCCTTGCGCCGCTTGACCGATGTCCGTTCGAGAGTGCGCTCGAAATCGCTGCAGACCTCGTCCAGGGCGTCGTGGAGGAAGGCCCGCGTCTCCGGCGGACTGATGGCCGGCCGACCGTAGCTCTGATGGCGCTGTTGATAGATCCCCGCATCACTCTCGACGCCGCCGCGCAAGGAGGAGCACGTGGAGGAGGCGGTGCCGAATGGCGACTCGGCTCTTGGCGGGATGCTGCCGTAAGTGAAGCGAGGCACAGACGATGATCGTGGCCGATAGCACGGCGTTGTGGTATAGGACTGCGACAGACCTGCTCCTCCGACTCCGCGTGGCGAATCTGGATCGCTTTCATGTGCGGCCTGCAAGCGGAACACGAAAGGTGACAAGTTAATTGAGTGTGAGGCTCGGCAAGATCAAAGCGGCATCTGGGGCCACCCAGGAGCCGGCACTCACCTCCGCCAGCCGGCCCTGGACACGTGACTCCGCCTGCCAGTCGCCGCCGAAGAGGCTCTCGAAGCCGAGCATGACCTCCATGGACTTCCGCGAGCGACGGCGATCCCTGCgccgctgctcctcctcgctggGCTTGGCATGGGCCAGCGCCTCGCAGTAGCGCACAAAGTCCAGGTCGATGTGGTAGCCATAGGggcagcagttgcagctgcgGACCGAGCGGTTCATCCCCGACGACTCGGgactggagatggagctgtTGGTGCTGCCGCCAGCCACCTGACGAGCTGTGAGAGATGGAGAAACAAAGAGGGAGATGAGAATCAAAGTCATTCAAGATGTATCTAAATGTCACTATCAAGGTCAAGTCAGCAGCCGATTCTCGGTATTGGCGACCACATTCGAACAAAAGGTGTATCTGCGtcgcagccagagccacaccTGCTCTTCGCCGCCAAACATGTTTCGGCTTTGGTAATCTGAGCGTCCACAAAGGCGCTCTTCTCGGAACGCAGTCGTCTCGGCTGTGTATCCGTAAGATAAATGCGTGCCTTGTTTATGTTTAATTGCGGCATATAATAACTAATTTGGTTAATTTAGATAAACCACTTTTGGCCAGCTGAATCACTTTGAATGGCATGTGCAGCCCGGAGCGCTTTCAGATACAATATACATTCGTACGAGTGTGTATCTGCTCTGGCATTGATTGAAACAATTTGCAATCaaggaaaataataattaaataatgaTTCAAGCATTTGATGATTGCATTTAGCACAAGTTGAAGGACAAATTACATAGTGGAAATAATTGTATCTTTAAATAAATGATTTTTTACTCGCTGAATGGATCGCCTCACCACTAAGTTTACTAtgatatatttatacatttttttatctACAAGGTCTTTCGCATTTATCCTCCCACTTTTCACTCACTTTCTTGGTCAACAACCGCCTCTGACTGAGGTTGGGGCTGCGGCCTCTTAGCCTCATACCAGAGCCACAAGACCCCACACCAGAACAGATTCCACAACATTTAAATGGTTACTTGGTTTTGCACTTAAAACATTTGAAATTCTTGCAGCTCAGCGGCTGAcctccaattccaattccgattccgaCCCACCAACGATAGCAAGTATCTAAGAGGctaagaaatatttaaaaaattcgTTCTACTCCCACCGCACGTCTACGCCCAACTGGGCGGTTAGGCGGTGTCCTATTCTCACTCTATTCATCATCATGCAGCAAATTAGACCCGATAAGATACGCGGCCATTTAGCATTGCTTATCAGGCCGGAGAGAGCGCCCCCAGTCCGCGGCTTTACGGCAGCGCCATCTCTTGGCGAACTACAAATAGTTCCGATCGAATCTCTCTgccacttttcacttttcattcACAAAAAGCAAACCAGACGATGGTGGGCGTTGgtcgtgggcgtgggcgtgtcTTGGGAAAGTGTTGGCGCTGCACCACACGACGTATACGTGTTGGACCACGTTAAGAGACCGCATATTGATGAGCTTCAGCAGCCGTAATTAGCAGGCGGCTACAGGGCCATGGCCAAAGCTGTTCACCAGCTTAATTATCACCGATAGAGCCACACATCCACCCACTCAACCACTCAATCAGTGCCGTGTTTTTGGCATTCAATGGGATTTTGGCTTTGGTGGGCGTGTCGAGAATGCAGTTTGCATCCATATTAAGAGCACGTAGCTTTGATGTGTAGTACTGATTTAGTACTGATTTGTTTAACACAAAGCTTAACTTTCACTTTGGCGTGTAATTGCAACTGCAAGTCTTTGAACTCAATCCGCAATCATTTCAAGTTAAATTTAAAGTTAACAACTTTATTTGCACACAATCTGTTATCCATGTAAGGGCGCCTACATAAATCGTATTCCGGCACCCGACTCacataaaaattaagaaattagCCCAGCACTTGAATTACGATCATGCTCAGGCCGAGCACGTAGCCGATGTTGGGTCTCCACATGTCCCACGTCCCATGTCCgatgtcccagtcccagtcccagtcgctgTCCCCGTTCCAATCATCATTATCATGATCGCTCTCAGGCGGATCGGTCTTCTGTAATGACTACATTTTCGCGTAGGCGTGCTACTGAATGATGCACGGATGCTGTCCGGCATACAAATGAACTCGATCGACTTGTGAATGAAATTCGTAAAAAGCccaccaaaaaccaaagacaTATATCTTCGATATTGGAATACACTGCCAAAATTGATAAAAATTTATGTTTAGATAGTCTTCCATTAGCCGATAGCTGGGATGCCTGCTTCGAAATATGAGAAGATATTTGTTAGGTCTTCGATCTGTCCATTTATTATCCTGCCATAGTTGCATTCCAGAgaattgaatgaatgaattttcATACCATAACAGGCATACCCTTCGGGTCAAAGGGTATAAGTACAAAAACACCGAAACCAAACTGGTTGTTCGACTGACATGTCTACAATTTGCTCGtatgggggctggggctggggctggggctggggctgctaCACAGGTAGGCGGCAGTGGAAGTTGCAGTCgcactggcagtggctgtggcagctgcaACGGCTAATGAAGCTAACGGTGCTGGAGTTGCAGCAGCCACGCAAATTACCGTAAGGcgcaaaaatttaattatgcaaaacaCGTGCAACGCTGTTCGATCTAATTGCATGCCCGAACCAAAAACACAACCAGATATATTGTAACATAAATGAATAATGGCTATATTCATGGCGACTAAATGAAAATCAAGTGTTTTCGAGTTTTGGGAGATACGCCTCCTCCCTCCTAGTATATGGATTATTCTAACAATTTGTTTGTAATTCAATATTTAACAATTTCGAACTTTATGAACTCAGTCCCCATTACTTCGGTTTATTTTCTCTTCAGACATTagggtttcctttttattttctttagaATGCTCCCCAGATGCG is a window of Drosophila pseudoobscura strain MV-25-SWS-2005 chromosome 3, UCI_Dpse_MV25, whole genome shotgun sequence DNA encoding:
- the Kank gene encoding KN motif and ankyrin repeat domain-containing protein 2 isoform X1 codes for the protein MKNDSKIWQQIARRLSIRYSLCTSSIIFISAKHDRSLVLRSQRAFIEENARQVAGGSTNSSISSPESSGMNRSVRSCNCCPYGYHIDLDFVRYCEALAHAKPSEEEQRRRDRRRSRKSMEVMLGFESLFGGDWQAESRVQGRLAEAAHESDPDSPRGVGGAGLSQSYTTTPCYRPRSSSVPRFTYGSIPPRAESPFGTASSTCSSLRGGVESDAGIYQQRHQSYGRPAISPPETRAFLHDALDEVCSDFERTLERTSVKRRKAGAPYAGGSLSMDRNNNKLMLNLSPRNGYGQTEARDRRLGNSTWDRYFDVADSCIAGNRSPTSTPHLFLRSNTLPLQQRPSPAEVQYESYVQATVAANAKSPVEQLESPKVAGSAPPPPPRRHHLLSTSKEGEKENGIGTGTGTMSSSMQSPVNSEAGQTTADAQALFQIREQMALSLKRLKDLEEQVKVIPDMESELNSLRSEKQRLLRKNEELVRGQRQTPSPPSPGLKNASPVQFTPQRISPVSLESLGSRMRSSSTSASTSPSIIRRDVSTQAATRVTATRDVAVGSTLSIRHVATQEAAAIYSQAELEEKIDVALSSHQQKQLKKLITVGTQMYVPKREQRDSGMQTVAERPKLKYNVGVSAKPATRENFTSCKPDVRTVGSSEHRIDEELCEKCAISKRSVGCGPEVPPEKPKPPPQMPGRSNTFSLGGTESLTLIRKAVGCQTPVTMVHSAGSQTAITTVRSTGAQVTPQQQHALVQCGAEQSTRQTDTDGLQRLSRSDTKTEQVAESVPRPRTRHTACNTEQEREQIKVPATTHSACNTDEIRKRDVGCGEIVKPHISIACAANYCDSCKEAIQDLAKGFSKVSPATTPAPTKPGTVRRSTSADSRIPRPKHITSPSPVRRELKRQNTYTLATSSQTPSPQVERKTRLSSLQEKPPTMSSFHSPDSSGESQSFIRQPSSKQSPLLDFSQVGDDELIVREEKRVSISWSRDVSPAPLMTSSATTSDTNKSVSPEQGQEQEQEQAMSTSCDSSPPLDVQIAQGARKKSSTPLKSSQSEESQVTVIERPATKAQLHQLAQAESEPRKKTDIPKSLVDALKVINDSLLKRLGAKPISSQSLKSAKTTIQEHWFRNSSTGKADPHEVEDHLDFFESLSVPLLEYCVNLSDNNGNTAMHYAVSHGNFDVVSILLDSKVCNVNQTNNAGYTCVMLVSLAKLKQPSHRTVVERLFKMADVNIRAKKHCQTALMLAVSHGNGDMVAMLLEAGADINIQDEDGSTALMCAAEHGRVDVVKHLLSSPECDSLIQDVDGSTAFKIAWQAGHRDVGLLLYVHEQMLRSKLPNRGETARSSLLSMALHSRQSPE
- the Kank gene encoding KN motif and ankyrin repeat domain-containing protein 2 isoform X6; translated protein: MVYPVFNNMLAILRKIKHELVQNSCIAGNRSPTSTPHLFLRSNTLPLQQRPSPAEVQYESYVQATVAANAKSPVEQLESPKVAGSAPPPPPRRHHLLSTSKEGEKENGIGTGTGTMSSSMQSPVNSEAGQTTADAQALFQIREQMALSLKRLKDLEEQVKVIPDMESELNSLRSEKQRLLRKNEELVRGQRQTPSPPSPGLKNASPVQFTPQRISPVSLESLGSRMRSSSTSASTSPSIIRRDVSTQAATRVTATRDVAVGSTLSIRHVATQEAAAIYSQAELEEKIDVALSSHQQKQLKKLITVGTQMYVPKREQRDSGMQTVAERPKLKYNVGVSAKPATRENFTSCKPDVRTVGSSEHRIDEELCEKCAISKRSVGCGPEVPPEKPKPPPQMPGRSNTFSLGGTESLTLIRKAVGCQTPVTMVHSAGSQTAITTVRSTGAQVTPQQQHALVQCGAEQSTRQTDTDGLQRLSRSDTKTEQVAESVPRPRTRHTACNTEQEREQIKVPATTHSACNTDEIRKRDVGCGEIVKPHISIACAANYCDSCKEAIQDLAKGFSKVSPATTPAPTKPGTVRRSTSADSRIPRPKHITSPSPVRRELKRQNTYTLATSSQTPSPQVERKTRLSSLQEKPPTMSSFHSPDSSGESQSFIRQPSSKQSPLLDFSQVGDDELIVREEKRVSISWSRDVSPAPLMTSSATTSDTNKSVSPEQGQEQEQEQAMSTSCDSSPPLDVQIAQGARKKSSTPLKSSQSEESQVTVIERPATKAQLHQLAQAESEPRKKTDIPKSLVDALKVINDSLLKRLGAKPISSQSLKSAKTTIQEHWFRNSSTGKADPHEVEDHLDFFESLSVPLLEYCVNLSDNNGNTAMHYAVSHGNFDVVSILLDSKVCNVNQTNNAGYTCVMLVSLAKLKQPSHRTVVERLFKMADVNIRAKKHCQTALMLAVSHGNGDMVAMLLEAGADINIQDEDGSTALMCAAEHGRVDVVKHLLSSPECDSLIQDVDGSTAFKIAWQAGHRDVGLLLYVHEQMLRSKLPNRGETARSSLLSMALHSRQSPE